A section of the Petrimonas sulfuriphila genome encodes:
- a CDS encoding glutamate--tRNA ligase, whose amino-acid sequence MMSRKTRVRFAPSPTGPLHIGGVRTALYNYLFSKQQNGDFILRIEDTDSTRFVPGAEAYIQEAFDWLGLPYDESPAKGGKFGPYRQSERKDIYKKYVHKLLDEGKAYIAFDTPQELEAKRNEIPNFQYDAATRLQMRNSLTLPTEEVKKLIDNGTQYVVRIKIEPRIDITVNDLIRGEVVINSSVLDDKVIYKSADELPTYHLANVVDDHLMEITHVIRGEEWLPSAPLHVWLYRSFGWEDTMPEFAHLPLLLKPEGNGKLSKRDGDRLGFPVFPLEWKDRQSGETSSGYRESGYLPQAVVNFLALLGWNPGTEQEIFSLDELVTAFSFERCSKSGAKFDFEKAKWFNHKYIQETSNELLAEMLQPVLAEKNIPHDKNYAANVIGLVKERVNFVKELWDQASFFFIAPASYDEKTVRKRWKKESPVQLTELTNVLQGIDDFSSENQENIVKQWIEEKSYPLGNIMNAFRLAVVGESKGPHMFDITSLLGKQETIGRLTTAIKNIPVPENT is encoded by the coding sequence ATTATGAGCAGAAAAACAAGAGTCCGCTTCGCCCCCAGTCCTACCGGGCCGCTTCATATCGGCGGAGTTCGCACGGCATTATACAACTACCTGTTTTCCAAACAACAAAACGGAGACTTTATCCTTCGGATTGAAGACACCGACTCCACTCGGTTTGTTCCCGGAGCAGAAGCATACATTCAGGAAGCTTTCGACTGGTTGGGACTGCCCTACGACGAAAGTCCCGCAAAAGGAGGGAAATTCGGGCCCTACCGACAGTCGGAACGAAAAGACATTTACAAAAAATACGTCCACAAACTGTTGGACGAAGGCAAGGCGTACATTGCCTTTGATACCCCCCAGGAGCTAGAAGCCAAACGCAACGAAATTCCGAACTTTCAATACGATGCCGCCACACGGCTTCAGATGCGGAATTCACTGACGTTACCCACCGAAGAGGTGAAAAAGCTGATCGACAACGGTACGCAATACGTGGTACGCATAAAGATTGAGCCCCGTATCGATATCACCGTAAACGATTTAATTCGTGGAGAAGTGGTAATCAACTCCTCTGTGCTCGATGACAAGGTCATTTACAAATCGGCCGACGAACTGCCGACGTACCACCTTGCCAACGTGGTGGACGACCACCTGATGGAGATCACGCACGTGATCCGTGGTGAAGAATGGTTGCCGTCGGCTCCCCTTCACGTGTGGCTATATAGAAGTTTTGGATGGGAAGATACCATGCCCGAGTTCGCCCACCTGCCGCTCCTGCTCAAACCCGAAGGCAACGGAAAGCTGAGCAAGCGCGACGGGGACCGCCTCGGATTTCCCGTCTTTCCGCTGGAATGGAAAGACCGCCAATCAGGAGAAACATCGTCAGGATACCGCGAAAGCGGATACTTGCCTCAGGCAGTCGTCAACTTTCTGGCTTTGCTAGGATGGAATCCGGGGACAGAGCAGGAGATATTCTCACTTGATGAGCTGGTTACTGCCTTTTCGTTCGAGCGGTGCAGCAAGAGCGGTGCGAAATTTGATTTCGAAAAAGCCAAATGGTTCAACCACAAATATATTCAGGAAACATCCAACGAACTCCTTGCAGAGATGCTTCAACCTGTTTTGGCAGAAAAGAACATACCTCACGACAAGAACTATGCCGCCAACGTTATCGGATTGGTGAAAGAACGGGTGAATTTCGTGAAGGAATTGTGGGACCAAGCCTCGTTTTTCTTCATTGCACCGGCTTCATACGACGAAAAAACGGTAAGAAAACGCTGGAAAAAAGAAAGCCCCGTACAACTTACCGAGCTTACCAACGTATTGCAAGGTATCGACGATTTCTCTTCCGAAAATCAGGAGAACATCGTTAAGCAATGGATTGAAGAGAAAAGCTATCCCCTCGGAAACATTATGAATGCTTTCCGTCTGGCTGTAGTAGGCGAGAGCAAAGGCCCTCACATGTTCGACATTACTTCACTCCTGGGCAAACAGGAAACCATAGGCCGGTTAACAACAGCTATAAAAAATATTCCTGTTCCGGAGAATACATAA
- a CDS encoding HDIG domain-containing protein, which translates to MNLKSKRKFRLRTRFFVPAVFILAIALVTLLFPRQGDFKYSFSEGRPWQYGLLTAPFDFPIYKPADQLKAERDSILRFYEPYYTIDESVEKNAMAEFDADVNLNTKLSSLSPDYVLYLRNSLQKIYRSGIMRSEDYDKVFSSETQSMRLRKGNLAESKSVETFSTIKSAYEQLLDNTPKSMDAELIRLADVNKYIRENIVYDASTSEKAREEFIQQVSPSTGMVQTGQRIIDQGEIVNSQTYQVLNSLKRVTEERSGRTGKNGWMIFGQLLLVVLLFGAFYAYLLFFRPHEYRNRKHVTFMVLLVTSFVALTAITSQLDLFNVYIIPYAIVTILIRTFIDSRTALFASLITIILSSLMVPFPFEFIVIQIAVAMVSVFMLKELSERYQLIRSSFFILIAYSLMYIGLVMHQEGNINKIDPIIFIYFFINFIFILFSYSLVYLIEKSFGFISGVSLIELSNINKPLLKELSEKAPGTFQHSLQVSNLGMAAAVKIGANASLIRTGALYHDIGKMMNPAFFTENQSPGMNPHAGLPFEESARIIINHVRDGVKIAQKNNLPKQITDFIETHHGTSMPKYFYISWKNANPGKEINEDLFRYPGPNPFSKETAIMMMADAVEAASRSLPEYNEESIQNLVDSLIDSQVAEGYFKLAPITFRDIAAIKEVFLQKLQTIYHTRIAYPTLDKPQTQPESV; encoded by the coding sequence ATGAACCTGAAGTCAAAAAGAAAATTCAGACTAAGAACCCGTTTTTTTGTCCCTGCTGTTTTCATCCTGGCAATTGCTCTGGTTACACTGCTGTTTCCCCGCCAGGGAGACTTCAAGTATTCTTTCAGCGAAGGAAGACCTTGGCAGTACGGGCTTCTGACTGCTCCGTTCGATTTCCCTATTTACAAACCTGCCGATCAACTGAAAGCGGAACGAGACAGTATCCTGCGTTTTTACGAACCCTACTATACCATCGACGAAAGTGTTGAAAAGAACGCAATGGCTGAATTCGACGCCGATGTTAACCTGAACACGAAGCTCAGCAGCCTGTCTCCTGATTATGTCCTTTATCTGAGGAACAGTTTGCAGAAAATATACCGGTCGGGAATCATGCGTTCGGAAGATTACGACAAGGTTTTCAGTTCCGAGACTCAATCCATGCGATTAAGAAAAGGGAACCTGGCCGAGTCAAAAAGTGTGGAAACATTCAGCACCATTAAATCGGCATACGAACAACTCCTCGATAATACACCCAAAAGCATGGACGCCGAATTGATACGTTTGGCAGACGTAAACAAATATATTCGTGAAAATATCGTGTACGACGCTTCCACGTCTGAAAAGGCCAGGGAGGAATTTATCCAGCAGGTTTCCCCCTCCACAGGGATGGTGCAAACGGGACAGCGCATTATTGACCAGGGGGAAATAGTCAATTCCCAAACATACCAGGTATTGAACTCACTAAAACGGGTCACTGAAGAGCGAAGCGGGAGGACCGGCAAAAACGGATGGATGATTTTCGGACAACTCTTGCTGGTCGTCCTTCTGTTTGGGGCATTTTATGCATACCTGCTTTTCTTTCGGCCGCATGAATACCGAAACAGGAAGCACGTCACGTTCATGGTGTTGCTGGTGACCTCCTTTGTAGCCCTGACAGCAATTACCAGTCAGCTTGACCTTTTCAACGTGTACATTATCCCGTATGCCATAGTCACTATTCTGATACGAACATTTATTGACTCCCGTACCGCATTATTTGCCAGTTTGATTACCATTATCCTCAGCTCATTAATGGTTCCCTTTCCGTTTGAATTTATTGTAATACAGATTGCCGTTGCGATGGTGTCGGTATTTATGCTGAAAGAGCTTTCGGAACGTTACCAGTTAATACGTAGCTCCTTCTTTATCCTGATCGCCTACAGCTTGATGTATATCGGCTTAGTTATGCATCAGGAAGGAAACATCAACAAGATTGACCCGATCATATTTATCTATTTTTTCATCAATTTCATTTTTATATTGTTCTCCTATTCGCTAGTGTACCTCATCGAGAAGTCTTTCGGCTTCATATCGGGGGTAAGCCTGATTGAATTGTCGAATATCAACAAGCCGTTATTGAAGGAGCTATCCGAAAAAGCACCGGGAACTTTCCAGCATTCGTTGCAAGTCTCAAATCTGGGCATGGCCGCTGCAGTAAAAATCGGAGCCAATGCTTCATTAATAAGGACTGGAGCACTGTATCACGATATCGGAAAAATGATGAATCCTGCTTTTTTTACTGAAAATCAATCGCCGGGAATGAACCCCCATGCAGGACTTCCTTTTGAAGAAAGTGCGCGCATCATCATCAATCACGTGAGGGACGGAGTGAAAATAGCGCAAAAAAACAACCTGCCGAAGCAGATAACCGATTTTATTGAAACGCACCACGGCACCAGTATGCCAAAATATTTCTACATTTCCTGGAAAAATGCCAACCCCGGGAAAGAGATAAACGAGGACCTGTTCCGCTATCCCGGTCCTAATCCTTTCTCAAAAGAGACGGCCATCATGATGATGGCCGATGCGGTGGAGGCTGCTTCAAGAAGCTTACCGGAATATAACGAAGAGAGCATACAGAACCTGGTGGACTCGCTGATCGATTCGCAGGTAGCAGAAGGGTACTTCAAGCTGGCTCCCATCACTTTTCGTGATATTGCAGCCATAAAGGAGGTTTTTCTTCAAAAGCTCCAAACCATCTACCACACGCGGATTGCCTATCCAACGTTGGACAAGCCCCAGACTCAACCAGAATCAGTATAA
- the guaA gene encoding glutamine-hydrolyzing GMP synthase: MHEKIVILDFGSQTTQLIGRRVRELNTYCEIVPFNKFPFGDKSVKGVILSGSPFSVNDENAFKIDLHEIRRNYPVLGICYGAQWIAQSSDGTVDKSDSREYGRAHLSVKETGDLLLGNVPQQSQVWMSHGDTIVRIPDNFSVIASTEEVEIAAYKVKDEPTWGVQFHPEVFHTEQGNKILDNFLAICGCRKDWTPASFIEATVADLKETLGGDKVILALSGGVDSSVVAVLLNKAIGKNLTCIFVNHGLLRKNEFETVLENYEHLGLNVIGVDARERFYKELAGVTDPERKRKIIGKGFIDVFDEEAHKLTAIKWLAQGTIYPDIIESLSITGTVIKSHHNVGGLPEKMNLKLCEPLKLLFKDEVRKIGLELGMKPHLIYRHPFPGPGLGIRILGDITPEKVRIAQDADDIFISNLRAAGLYDKVWQAGAILLPVQSVGVMGDERTYENTVALRAVTSTDAMTADWAHLPYEFLAKVSSEIINKVKGVNRVVYDISSKPPATIEWE; this comes from the coding sequence ATGCACGAAAAAATAGTCATTCTCGATTTCGGTTCTCAGACAACTCAGCTTATTGGCCGTCGTGTGCGCGAGCTGAACACTTATTGCGAAATAGTGCCCTTCAATAAATTCCCTTTCGGAGACAAATCGGTAAAAGGAGTAATTCTCTCCGGAAGCCCGTTTTCGGTCAACGACGAAAATGCTTTTAAAATCGATCTCCATGAAATACGGCGTAATTATCCGGTACTGGGAATTTGTTACGGTGCCCAGTGGATAGCACAATCATCGGACGGTACGGTTGACAAGAGCGATTCGCGCGAATACGGGAGGGCACACCTGAGCGTGAAAGAAACAGGTGACCTGCTATTGGGGAATGTCCCGCAACAATCGCAAGTATGGATGTCGCACGGAGATACCATTGTGCGGATTCCCGATAATTTCTCGGTTATTGCTTCCACCGAAGAGGTGGAAATCGCTGCCTACAAAGTGAAGGATGAGCCTACATGGGGAGTGCAGTTTCACCCGGAAGTCTTCCATACGGAACAGGGTAACAAGATACTGGATAATTTTCTGGCGATCTGCGGATGCCGGAAAGACTGGACGCCTGCATCGTTCATTGAAGCGACAGTAGCTGATCTGAAAGAAACACTGGGGGGCGATAAGGTGATTTTAGCCCTTTCCGGAGGTGTGGATTCTTCCGTGGTAGCCGTTTTACTGAACAAAGCCATTGGAAAGAACCTGACCTGTATTTTCGTAAATCACGGATTGTTGCGTAAAAATGAGTTTGAAACCGTTCTCGAAAATTACGAACACCTAGGACTGAACGTCATCGGTGTAGATGCCCGTGAACGCTTTTACAAGGAACTTGCCGGAGTAACCGACCCCGAGCGCAAACGTAAAATCATTGGCAAAGGGTTTATTGATGTCTTCGACGAAGAAGCGCATAAGCTTACCGCCATAAAGTGGCTGGCGCAGGGAACCATTTATCCCGATATCATCGAGTCGCTTTCCATTACGGGAACCGTTATCAAAAGCCACCACAACGTAGGCGGACTCCCCGAGAAAATGAACCTGAAACTGTGCGAACCGTTGAAATTGCTTTTTAAGGACGAAGTGCGGAAAATTGGGTTGGAGCTCGGAATGAAACCGCATCTTATTTATCGTCATCCCTTTCCTGGTCCGGGACTGGGTATCCGGATCCTGGGCGACATCACGCCGGAAAAAGTGCGCATCGCACAGGATGCCGATGACATTTTTATTTCGAACCTCCGTGCAGCAGGGTTATACGACAAGGTTTGGCAGGCAGGCGCAATCCTTTTACCGGTACAATCGGTGGGCGTAATGGGTGACGAACGCACTTACGAAAACACTGTTGCTTTGCGTGCCGTAACTTCCACCGATGCCATGACTGCTGATTGGGCACATCTGCCTTACGAGTTTCTGGCAAAAGTATCGAGCGAGATTATCAACAAAGTTAAAGGGGTGAACCGCGTGGTGTATGACATCTCGTCGAAACCACCTGCAACCATTGAATGGGAATAA
- a CDS encoding PD40 domain-containing protein: MKVHHRLFAFILLIVPVLSMGQSVDDAKKWYLEGDFTQAKPVFEAEYRANPNNAQLNLWLGVISLAESDYQKALQYLEFASLKNIQESYLQLGQLYTKMYRFADAEKEFTRYEKANRRNKQALALLNPHKEYADKLKRLINRTEDVQIIDSIVVPKSDFLLVYKLSASAGSLQPVSGFFRDQPNNNQVLFLNERQDKIYYPQDDSISGSNLYTMEKLLDSFGNEKRLSESINQEGNQAYPFVMPDGLTIYFSSTGHGSLGGYDLFVTRYNLATNSYLTPNQLNMPFNSPFNDYMMAIDEEKGIGWFASDRFQPKDSVCVYTFVPSPEVVLLENEDASYLANRARISSIKESWKPDIDYSALLQRSHKTTAPQKTTQKKDFTFVINDEKTYYTLTDFKNATARSLFSQAINLKTRLNQQEKDLSEKRRQIAGSSNSSALSASILNLEKETENLFREIESLELRARNEEIRNSF, from the coding sequence ATGAAAGTACACCACCGATTATTTGCATTCATTCTTTTAATCGTTCCCGTTTTATCGATGGGTCAATCGGTTGATGATGCGAAAAAATGGTACCTGGAAGGGGACTTTACGCAAGCAAAACCTGTTTTTGAAGCTGAATATCGGGCTAATCCCAACAATGCCCAGCTTAATCTATGGCTTGGTGTAATATCGCTTGCTGAAAGCGATTATCAAAAAGCCCTGCAATACCTTGAGTTTGCTTCGCTAAAGAATATTCAGGAGTCGTACCTACAACTGGGACAGCTTTACACTAAAATGTACCGGTTTGCCGACGCTGAAAAGGAGTTCACCCGGTACGAAAAAGCCAACCGGAGAAATAAGCAAGCGCTTGCATTACTCAACCCGCACAAAGAATATGCCGATAAGCTGAAACGACTGATAAACCGCACCGAGGATGTTCAGATCATTGACAGCATAGTTGTCCCTAAATCCGATTTTCTCTTGGTTTATAAACTAAGTGCATCTGCCGGATCGCTGCAGCCTGTAAGTGGTTTTTTCCGGGATCAACCCAACAACAATCAGGTGCTTTTCCTCAACGAACGTCAGGATAAGATCTATTATCCGCAAGACGATTCGATTTCAGGAAGCAACCTCTATACCATGGAAAAACTACTGGACAGCTTCGGCAATGAGAAACGGTTATCGGAATCGATCAATCAAGAGGGGAATCAAGCTTACCCGTTTGTTATGCCCGATGGCCTTACCATTTATTTCTCCTCCACCGGGCACGGCTCTTTGGGTGGCTATGATCTGTTTGTTACCCGATACAACCTGGCCACAAACTCGTACCTAACCCCTAATCAGCTGAACATGCCGTTTAACTCCCCCTTCAACGACTACATGATGGCTATCGATGAAGAAAAAGGTATCGGCTGGTTCGCCAGCGACCGGTTTCAACCGAAAGACTCCGTTTGTGTTTATACGTTTGTTCCCTCTCCTGAAGTTGTGCTGCTGGAGAATGAAGATGCGTCTTACCTGGCAAACCGGGCAAGGATATCCTCCATAAAGGAATCCTGGAAACCAGATATTGACTATTCAGCCTTGCTGCAACGTTCACACAAAACAACTGCTCCACAAAAGACTACGCAAAAAAAAGATTTTACGTTTGTTATTAACGACGAAAAAACCTACTATACGTTGACAGATTTTAAAAATGCAACGGCCAGGTCGCTCTTTTCTCAAGCCATCAACTTGAAGACCAGACTGAATCAACAGGAAAAGGACCTATCGGAAAAACGCCGGCAAATTGCAGGAAGTTCCAACTCATCTGCACTATCGGCGTCCATATTAAATCTTGAAAAGGAAACCGAAAATCTATTCAGAGAGATTGAATCGCTGGAATTACGGGCGCGCAATGAAGAGATCAGAAACAGTTTTTAA
- a CDS encoding NfeD family protein: MTFNVIIVAVLIVLGILLLLIEFFLLPGISIAGVGGAIFMVGGVIYSYIYLGSTAGNITLALSLILLALAFVWLLKSKSLQKIALTADIRETVDNSDLKSLQPGDTGITVSRLNPIGKVMINEVTVEGKSFDGELIDEDTEIEVVRVESYNVTVKKREQEAKI; this comes from the coding sequence ATGACTTTCAATGTAATCATTGTTGCCGTTTTAATCGTTCTGGGAATTTTACTACTTCTCATTGAGTTTTTTCTGTTACCGGGTATCAGTATTGCCGGAGTAGGCGGCGCTATTTTTATGGTAGGCGGCGTGATCTACTCCTACATCTACCTAGGTTCTACAGCCGGCAACATTACACTGGCCCTTTCGTTAATTTTGCTTGCACTGGCATTTGTGTGGCTGCTAAAATCCAAATCACTGCAAAAGATAGCGCTTACTGCCGACATTCGTGAAACGGTGGACAACAGCGACCTGAAAAGCCTTCAGCCTGGTGATACCGGAATAACGGTTTCCCGGTTGAATCCTATCGGAAAGGTGATGATAAACGAAGTAACTGTTGAAGGGAAATCCTTCGATGGGGAACTTATTGATGAAGATACAGAAATAGAAGTTGTACGGGTAGAATCGTATAATGTGACGGTTAAAAAGAGAGAACAAGAAGCAAAGATATAA
- the floA gene encoding flotillin-like protein FloA (flotillin-like protein involved in membrane lipid rafts): MELSFPLIIGIALIVIFVLIFFHYVPFFLWINALSANVRISLVQLFLMRLRRVPPHTIVYAMIEAHKAGLKNVTRDNLEAHYLAGGHVEQVVHALVSASKANIELPFQMATAIDLAGRDVLEAVRMSVNPKVIDTPPVSAVAIDGIQLIAKARVTVRANIKQLVGGAGEETILARVGEGIVSSIGSAASHKSVLENPDSISKLVLRKGLDAGTAFEILSIDIADIDIGKNIGAVLQMDQAQADKNIAQARAEERRAMAIALEQEMKAKAQEARAKVIEAEAEVPKAMAEAFRSGNMGIMDFYRMKNIQSDTDMRDAIAKPQGGAKEESSK, encoded by the coding sequence ATGGAATTATCTTTTCCTCTGATTATTGGGATTGCATTAATTGTAATTTTCGTACTGATTTTTTTCCACTATGTGCCTTTCTTTTTGTGGATTAACGCTCTCTCGGCAAACGTCCGAATATCGCTTGTCCAGTTGTTCTTGATGCGTTTACGCCGGGTTCCGCCTCACACCATCGTCTACGCGATGATTGAAGCGCACAAGGCCGGATTGAAAAACGTTACCCGGGACAACCTGGAAGCGCATTACCTGGCCGGAGGGCACGTGGAACAAGTTGTCCATGCGCTTGTTTCGGCATCAAAAGCCAACATCGAACTGCCTTTTCAGATGGCCACAGCCATTGACCTCGCAGGCCGTGACGTACTGGAAGCCGTAAGGATGTCGGTAAACCCCAAGGTTATTGACACACCGCCGGTTTCGGCAGTAGCCATCGATGGTATTCAACTAATTGCCAAAGCGCGCGTTACGGTCCGGGCCAACATCAAGCAATTGGTGGGTGGTGCCGGTGAAGAGACCATCCTTGCCCGCGTTGGTGAAGGAATTGTATCCTCTATCGGTTCGGCAGCTTCGCACAAATCGGTGCTCGAAAACCCCGACTCCATTTCGAAACTTGTGTTAAGAAAAGGATTGGATGCCGGGACTGCATTCGAAATTCTCTCTATTGATATTGCTGATATCGATATAGGTAAAAATATCGGTGCCGTCCTGCAAATGGATCAGGCACAAGCCGACAAGAACATCGCCCAGGCCCGCGCCGAAGAGCGCCGCGCCATGGCTATCGCCCTTGAACAGGAGATGAAAGCCAAGGCCCAGGAAGCCCGTGCGAAGGTAATTGAAGCCGAAGCTGAAGTACCCAAGGCAATGGCCGAAGCGTTCCGCAGTGGCAATATGGGCATTATGGATTTCTACCGGATGAAGAACATCCAGTCGGATACCGATATGCGCGATGCGATTGCCAAGCCTCAAGGCGGAGCGAAAGAAGAAAGTTCGAAATAA
- a CDS encoding nucleoside phosphorylase → MRIIPNSEFIVNPDGSVFHLHIRPEQLSDKIVMMGDPDRVTLTASFFDSIECDVRSREFHTVTGMYKGKRLTALSHGIGTDNIDIVVTELDALANIDFHTRTVKPEFRQLTMIRVGTSGGMQPHCPIGSYVVSEKSIGFDGLLHYYAHSQNVREEDFEEAFQKQVNWSPYHCSPYVVSADEELVERIGYDMIRGVTISAIGFYGPQGRHVRLPLADPELNAKIESFRYSHYSITNYEMESSAIAGLGKMMGHKCMTVCAIIANRVALESNADYKGSIEDLIKVVLERI, encoded by the coding sequence ATGAGAATAATCCCTAATTCGGAATTTATTGTCAATCCCGATGGCAGTGTATTTCATCTTCACATCAGGCCCGAGCAACTGTCGGACAAGATCGTGATGATGGGTGACCCTGACCGCGTAACACTGACCGCTTCCTTTTTCGACAGTATCGAGTGCGATGTGCGCAGCAGGGAATTCCACACGGTTACAGGCATGTACAAGGGGAAACGTCTTACCGCACTCTCGCACGGCATCGGAACCGATAACATTGATATTGTTGTAACAGAGCTGGATGCTTTGGCCAATATCGATTTTCATACCCGAACGGTAAAACCGGAGTTTAGGCAATTGACCATGATCCGCGTGGGAACATCGGGCGGCATGCAACCGCACTGCCCTATCGGATCGTATGTGGTCTCCGAAAAATCGATCGGTTTTGACGGGTTGCTTCACTATTATGCCCATTCGCAGAATGTACGGGAAGAAGATTTTGAAGAAGCCTTTCAGAAACAGGTAAACTGGTCACCCTACCACTGTTCGCCCTATGTGGTGAGTGCCGACGAAGAGCTGGTGGAACGCATCGGATACGACATGATTCGCGGAGTAACCATTTCCGCCATCGGCTTCTATGGCCCACAAGGCAGACACGTGAGGCTGCCCCTTGCTGATCCTGAGTTGAATGCAAAAATCGAGTCGTTCCGTTACAGCCATTACTCCATCACCAATTACGAGATGGAAAGTTCGGCCATCGCAGGCTTGGGTAAAATGATGGGCCACAAATGCATGACCGTTTGCGCCATCATTGCCAACCGGGTAGCCCTGGAATCGAATGCTGACTACAAAGGATCGATCGAGGATCTAATAAAAGTTGTACTGGAAAGGATATAA